From a single Anaerolineales bacterium genomic region:
- the mmuM gene encoding homocysteine S-methyltransferase yields MNPIETLLQHQPVAIVDGALATELERRGCDLNDDLWSARVLMEQPELIRAVHLDYFHAGADFAITASYQATVEGFARRGLNRDEALALMQRSVKLAQDARDEFWADEKNRVGRLRPLVAGSVGPYGAFLADGSEYRGDYNLTKQELIDFHRPRVEALIAAGADLLACETIPCLIEAQALAELLREFPNTSAWFCFSAKDGEHISNGERISECAAMLERVPEAAAVGINCTSPLHIPSLIREIKRSTGKPVIVYPNSGEYYSAVTNSWHGETSCEAFGRQSQEWYENGARLIGGCCRTTPDHIREVKAWASELQG; encoded by the coding sequence ATGAACCCCATCGAAACCCTTTTACAACATCAACCCGTTGCCATTGTGGATGGCGCGCTTGCGACCGAACTCGAACGGCGCGGTTGTGACTTGAACGATGATCTGTGGTCGGCGCGTGTGCTCATGGAGCAGCCCGAACTCATCCGCGCTGTGCATCTCGATTATTTCCACGCAGGCGCGGATTTCGCCATCACCGCCAGTTACCAAGCCACGGTCGAAGGCTTTGCGCGGCGCGGACTGAACCGCGACGAGGCGTTGGCGCTCATGCAAAGATCGGTGAAACTGGCGCAGGATGCCCGCGATGAATTTTGGGCGGATGAGAAAAACCGCGTCGGCAGGCTGCGCCCGCTGGTGGCTGGCTCGGTCGGTCCGTATGGCGCCTTCCTTGCGGATGGCTCGGAATATCGCGGTGATTACAACTTGACAAAGCAGGAATTGATCGACTTTCACCGTCCGCGCGTGGAAGCGCTCATCGCCGCAGGCGCGGACCTGCTGGCTTGCGAGACCATCCCATGCCTGATCGAGGCACAGGCACTCGCCGAACTCCTGCGCGAGTTCCCGAACACGTCCGCGTGGTTTTGCTTCAGCGCGAAGGATGGCGAACACATTTCGAATGGAGAAAGAATCTCGGAGTGTGCCGCCATGTTGGAGCGAGTCCCCGAGGCGGCGGCAGTGGGAATCAACTGCACGTCGCCGCTGCACATCCCGTCGCTGATCCGCGAGATAAAAAGATCAACCGGCAAGCCGGTCATCGTGTACCCCAACTCGGGCGAGTATTACAGCGCGGTGACCAACTCCTGGCACGGCGAGACCTCGTGCGAGGCGTTTGGGAGGCAGTCGCAGGAGTGGTACGAGAACGGCGCGCGCCTGATCGGCGGCTGCTGCCGCACCACACCCGACCACATCCGCGAGGTGAAGGCGTGGGCGAGTGAGTTGCAGGGGTGA
- the fahA gene encoding fumarylacetoacetase yields the protein MTLKSFIDISPESDFPIQNLPYGIFSTKENPSPRVGTRLGDFVVDLAFLDEQNLFDQPYGFFADASLNRFMSAGRETWQKIRQRLTSLLSAGGDTVWEEAMRLRALIPVENVQMHLPVVIGDYTDFYASREHATNVGIMFRGKENALMPNWLHLPVGYHGRASSVVLTGTDVIRPRGQVAPKGAPPEFTASRSLDFELEMGFFIGTGNDLGEPISIENAHEHIFGMVLLNDWSARDIQAWEYQPLGPFLAKNFATSISPWVVTMGALEPFRVDGPKQDPAPLPYLRSDSANGIDITLEVTLQSATMDEAQTISRSNMKHLYWSMEQMLAHHTVTGCNMRTGDLCGTGTISGPTDDSFGSMLELTWRGEKPIQLSNGETRKFLQDGDTITMKGYCQGDGYRVGFGEVTGKILPAK from the coding sequence ATGACACTCAAATCCTTTATTGACATATCTCCCGAATCCGATTTCCCCATCCAAAACCTGCCGTATGGGATTTTCTCCACCAAGGAAAATCCGTCCCCGCGCGTGGGCACGCGGCTGGGCGATTTCGTCGTTGACCTCGCCTTTCTCGACGAGCAAAACCTATTCGACCAGCCATACGGCTTCTTTGCGGATGCGTCCCTCAACCGCTTCATGTCCGCGGGGCGCGAGACGTGGCAGAAAATCCGTCAGCGCTTGACCAGCCTGCTCAGCGCAGGCGGCGACACGGTCTGGGAAGAAGCGATGCGCCTGCGGGCGCTGATCCCCGTTGAAAATGTCCAAATGCATTTGCCCGTCGTCATTGGCGATTACACCGATTTCTACGCCTCGCGCGAACATGCCACCAACGTCGGCATCATGTTTCGCGGCAAGGAAAACGCGCTCATGCCCAACTGGCTGCATCTGCCCGTCGGTTATCACGGGCGCGCGAGTTCGGTGGTGCTGACTGGCACAGACGTCATTCGTCCGCGCGGGCAGGTCGCGCCGAAGGGAGCGCCGCCTGAATTCACCGCATCGCGCTCGCTCGATTTTGAATTGGAGATGGGTTTCTTCATCGGCACGGGCAACGACCTCGGCGAACCGATCTCCATCGAAAATGCGCATGAACACATCTTCGGCATGGTCCTGCTCAACGACTGGAGCGCGCGCGACATTCAGGCATGGGAATACCAGCCGCTCGGACCGTTCCTCGCCAAAAACTTTGCGACATCCATTTCTCCGTGGGTGGTGACGATGGGCGCGCTCGAACCCTTCCGCGTGGATGGACCGAAGCAAGACCCCGCGCCTCTGCCTTATCTTCGGTCTGATTCAGCAAATGGAATTGATATTACGCTCGAAGTGACCCTGCAATCCGCGACGATGGACGAAGCGCAAACCATCAGCCGCTCGAATATGAAGCACCTGTATTGGAGCATGGAGCAAATGCTCGCGCATCATACCGTCACAGGCTGTAACATGCGCACAGGCGACCTGTGCGGTACAGGCACCATCAGCGGACCGACCGATGACAGTTTCGGCTCGATGCTCGAACTGACCTGGCGCGGCGAAAAACCGATCCAATTATCAAATGGCGAAACGCGGAAATTTTTACAGGACGGCGATACCATCACGATGAAAGGCTACTGTCAGGGAGACGGTTACCGCGTCGGCTTCGGCGAAGTGACAGGAAAGATCCTGCCCGCCAAATAG
- a CDS encoding GlsB/YeaQ/YmgE family stress response membrane protein yields the protein MNWLIWIVFGALAGWLASIVMGKNKQMGALANIVVGIIGAFIGGYVMQFFGAQGVTGFNLPSLLVAILGAVILLFVVGLFRR from the coding sequence ATGAACTGGCTTATATGGATCGTCTTTGGCGCGCTCGCTGGCTGGCTCGCGAGCATTGTCATGGGCAAGAACAAGCAGATGGGCGCTCTTGCCAACATCGTGGTCGGCATCATCGGCGCCTTCATCGGCGGCTATGTGATGCAGTTTTTCGGCGCGCAGGGCGTTACAGGCTTCAACCTTCCCAGCCTGTTGGTCGCCATCCTCGGCGCAGTCATCCTGCTATTCGTGGTCGGCTTGTTCCGCCGCTGA
- a CDS encoding adenylosuccinate synthase: MSVTAVIGSQWGDEGKGKVVDFLAERADYVARFNGGNNAGHTVINEFGTFKIHLVPSGIFAQNTVGLIGGGVVIDPSVLIEEIEMLNKAGVNVDGRLWISPRSHLIMPYHKMLDGLYEEAKGAGATGTTRRGIGPVFADKVSYNGIRWSDFTSEAFESRLKMQIELKNKIIVALGGDALNYVEVRDAYRGYYETLKPYIKELFPIVQAGLKANKHFLLEQAMGTFLDNDWGTYPFVTASTTIPSAASAGLGIPPRYITDVVGVTKAYTTRVGAGPLPTEIHDTDSEVYKKFGEVAATTGRIRRVGWLDLELVRTAVELSGVTELCLTKLDILSGLEQIQVCVNYKLDGRSVRYADVDAYGLDKVECVYQTVPGWSEDISKARSFDELPAQAKNYVKMIEIAAGVPVKWIGVGPEREATIRR, translated from the coding sequence ATGTCTGTCACAGCAGTGATCGGTTCGCAGTGGGGCGACGAGGGCAAGGGCAAGGTGGTGGATTTTTTGGCGGAGCGCGCGGATTATGTGGCGCGCTTCAACGGCGGGAATAACGCGGGACATACCGTCATCAACGAGTTCGGGACGTTCAAGATCCATCTCGTGCCGTCGGGGATCTTCGCGCAGAACACGGTGGGACTGATCGGCGGCGGCGTGGTCATCGACCCGTCGGTGCTGATCGAAGAGATCGAGATGTTGAACAAGGCGGGCGTGAACGTGGACGGACGTTTGTGGATCTCGCCGCGCTCACATTTGATCATGCCGTATCACAAGATGTTGGACGGCTTGTACGAAGAGGCAAAAGGTGCAGGCGCGACCGGTACAACGCGGCGCGGCATTGGTCCTGTCTTCGCGGACAAGGTCAGTTACAACGGCATCCGTTGGTCGGATTTCACGAGCGAGGCGTTCGAGTCGCGCCTGAAAATGCAGATCGAGTTGAAAAATAAGATCATCGTCGCACTGGGCGGGGACGCGTTGAACTACGTGGAAGTACGCGATGCGTATCGCGGGTATTACGAAACATTAAAGCCATACATCAAAGAGTTATTCCCCATCGTGCAGGCGGGTTTGAAAGCGAACAAGCACTTTCTGCTCGAACAGGCGATGGGTACATTCTTGGATAATGACTGGGGAACGTATCCCTTCGTGACCGCCTCGACGACGATCCCTTCTGCCGCTTCGGCTGGACTCGGCATTCCGCCTCGTTACATCACGGACGTGGTCGGCGTGACCAAGGCATACACCACCCGCGTCGGTGCGGGTCCGCTGCCGACCGAGATCCACGACACGGACAGCGAAGTATATAAAAAGTTCGGGGAGGTTGCCGCCACGACGGGACGCATCCGCCGCGTCGGCTGGCTGGATTTGGAACTCGTCCGCACCGCCGTCGAGTTGAGCGGCGTGACCGAACTCTGTCTGACCAAACTGGACATCCTGAGCGGACTGGAGCAAATTCAAGTCTGCGTCAATTACAAACTGGATGGGAGGTCCGTCCGTTACGCGGATGTGGATGCCTACGGCTTGGATAAGGTCGAATGTGTTTATCAAACCGTCCCCGGCTGGAGCGAGGACATCAGCAAGGCAAGGTCGTTCGATGAATTGCCCGCGCAGGCAAAGAATTACGTAAAAATGATCGAGATCGCCGCAGGTGTGCCCGTCAAGTGGATCGGCGTGGGTCCCGAACGGGAAGCGACGATAAGAAGGTAA
- a CDS encoding pyridoxal-phosphate dependent enzyme yields MTVTLTDIQQAAQRIQPYAHRTPVMTNQSLNQQVDAQVFMKCENLQKVGAFKFRGATNAVFALTDEEAARGVVTHSSGNHAAALALAARNRGIPAYIVMPGNAPQVKKEAVAGYGGQITFCEPTLQARESTMEEIRGKTGAAVIHPYNNERVIAGQGTAALELLTDFPDLDVIIAPVGGGGLLSGTSIAAKGLKPGIRVIAGEPEMADDAFRSLQAGRIIPSENPKTVADGLLTSLGELTFPIIQQNVEQIVTVSETGIIAAMKFVWERAKIVIEPSSAVAIGVLWEKKIDLSGLKIGVIISGGNVDLAKLPWQP; encoded by the coding sequence ATGACCGTCACACTCACCGACATCCAACAAGCCGCGCAGCGGATTCAGCCGTACGCGCATCGCACGCCTGTGATGACCAATCAAAGCCTGAATCAGCAGGTGGACGCGCAGGTGTTCATGAAATGCGAGAACCTGCAAAAGGTTGGCGCGTTCAAATTCCGCGGGGCGACGAATGCGGTGTTTGCGCTCACAGATGAGGAAGCGGCGCGGGGTGTGGTCACCCACTCGTCGGGGAATCATGCGGCGGCGCTGGCGTTGGCGGCGCGGAATCGCGGCATCCCTGCCTATATCGTCATGCCGGGCAATGCGCCGCAGGTCAAGAAAGAGGCGGTTGCTGGCTACGGCGGACAGATCACTTTCTGCGAGCCGACCTTGCAAGCCCGCGAGAGCACGATGGAAGAGATCCGCGGGAAGACGGGCGCGGCGGTTATACATCCGTATAACAATGAACGCGTCATCGCTGGTCAGGGGACGGCGGCGCTCGAATTGCTGACCGACTTCCCCGATCTGGATGTGATCATCGCGCCCGTCGGCGGCGGCGGATTGTTGAGCGGCACATCCATTGCGGCAAAGGGACTCAAGCCGGGCATCCGCGTGATCGCGGGCGAACCCGAAATGGCGGATGACGCCTTCCGCTCGCTGCAGGCGGGGAGAATCATCCCGTCCGAAAATCCCAAAACGGTGGCGGATGGTTTGCTGACGTCGCTTGGGGAATTGACCTTCCCCATCATTCAGCAGAACGTCGAACAGATCGTCACGGTCAGCGAGACGGGCATCATTGCGGCGATGAAATTCGTATGGGAACGCGCAAAGATCGTCATCGAGCCGTCGTCCGCGGTGGCGATCGGCGTGCTGTGGGAAAAGAAGATCGACCTGAGCGGATTGAAGATCGGCGTGATCATCAGTGGCGGCAATGTGGACTTGGCAAAACTGCCCTGGCAACCGTAA
- the feoB gene encoding ferrous iron transport protein B, translating into MATHLFRLDYGGKFEREITRLIESFSELQLDTKRYPQRWLALKLLEADAEILEQVRAMPNGEQVLATAAQSAEKLKSMLGDDVDMLIADRRYGFINGIVRQALHRPHMDRITLTDRIDDIVTHKWLGLPIFFAMMYVMFRLVIDVSAPFLDWTDAVITGPVAGWFSHLLDLVSAPAWMHSLVVEAVIGGVGGVLVFVPGLLILYFFLALLEDSGYMSRAAFVMDRFMRVIGLHGKSFIPMILGFGCAVPAIYATRTIASRRDRVLTALLVPLMSCSARLPVYVVFGLAFFGARAGTVIWGMYALGIVVAMLAGMVFTRTILKPDASSAFVLELPPYRQPALKSVLIHMWENTREFIRKAGTVILFASVVMWVLLNFPWGVEDKRDSYFGQVSGAIAPVFAPLGFGDWQTSGALVTGFMAKEIVVSTLSQIYINADEGEEAAEPTTFGEDLAGIGSGFLDATMNSGKILLSIMPGVDLVDEEAEAQDTVLSRALREHFTPLSAAALLVFVLLYVPCIATLGAIKHEFGASWAVTSAVYQTAVAWLTAVLVYQGGLLLGLA; encoded by the coding sequence ATGGCAACACATCTCTTTCGGCTCGATTACGGCGGCAAGTTCGAACGTGAGATCACGCGCCTGATCGAATCATTCTCCGAACTTCAACTCGACACCAAACGCTATCCCCAACGCTGGCTGGCGCTCAAACTGCTCGAAGCCGATGCGGAAATTCTGGAGCAAGTGCGCGCCATGCCGAACGGGGAGCAGGTCCTTGCAACGGCGGCACAAAGCGCGGAGAAGCTCAAATCCATGCTGGGCGACGATGTGGATATGCTCATTGCCGACCGCCGCTACGGGTTCATCAACGGCATCGTGCGCCAAGCCCTGCACCGTCCGCACATGGACCGTATCACGCTCACCGACCGCATCGACGACATCGTCACGCACAAGTGGCTCGGGCTGCCGATCTTCTTCGCGATGATGTATGTGATGTTCCGCCTCGTGATCGATGTCTCCGCGCCGTTCCTGGATTGGACGGATGCGGTCATCACCGGTCCGGTCGCGGGATGGTTTTCGCATCTTCTCGACCTCGTATCTGCTCCCGCGTGGATGCATTCCCTCGTCGTGGAGGCAGTGATCGGCGGAGTCGGCGGCGTGCTGGTCTTTGTCCCGGGCTTGTTGATTCTATACTTCTTCCTCGCCTTGCTGGAAGATTCGGGCTATATGTCCCGCGCCGCCTTCGTGATGGACCGCTTCATGCGCGTGATCGGCTTGCATGGCAAATCCTTCATCCCGATGATCCTCGGCTTCGGGTGTGCTGTCCCTGCGATCTATGCCACGCGGACGATCGCCAGCCGCCGCGACCGCGTGCTGACGGCATTGCTTGTGCCGCTCATGTCGTGCTCGGCGCGGTTGCCCGTGTATGTTGTGTTCGGTCTGGCGTTCTTCGGCGCGCGCGCCGGGACGGTGATCTGGGGCATGTACGCGCTCGGTATCGTTGTGGCGATGTTGGCGGGCATGGTCTTCACGCGCACAATTCTGAAACCGGATGCCTCGTCCGCTTTTGTGCTGGAACTGCCGCCGTATCGTCAGCCCGCGTTGAAGAGCGTGCTGATCCACATGTGGGAGAACACGCGCGAATTCATCCGCAAGGCAGGCACGGTGATCTTGTTCGCGTCAGTGGTGATGTGGGTGCTGCTCAACTTCCCCTGGGGCGTGGAGGATAAACGCGATTCGTACTTTGGTCAGGTCAGCGGCGCGATCGCGCCCGTCTTCGCTCCGCTTGGGTTTGGTGACTGGCAGACCAGCGGCGCGTTGGTGACGGGCTTCATGGCAAAGGAGATCGTGGTCAGCACGCTCAGCCAGATCTATATCAACGCGGATGAAGGGGAGGAAGCTGCTGAACCGACCACATTTGGCGAAGACCTTGCAGGCATCGGCAGCGGTTTCCTCGATGCGACTATGAATTCTGGAAAGATTCTGTTGAGCATCATGCCCGGCGTGGATCTGGTGGATGAAGAGGCGGAAGCGCAGGATACGGTCTTGAGCCGCGCACTGCGCGAACATTTCACCCCATTGAGCGCGGCGGCTTTGCTGGTATTCGTGCTCTTGTATGTGCCGTGCATTGCCACACTGGGCGCGATCAAACATGAGTTCGGCGCATCCTGGGCGGTGACCTCCGCGGTGTACCAAACTGCGGTGGCGTGGCTGACGGCGGTGCTTGTTTATCAGGGCGGTCTGCTGTTGGGGCTTGCATAA
- a CDS encoding SUMF1/EgtB/PvdO family nonheme iron enzyme, translating into MSRPLRVFLCHASQDKPAVRELYGRLKNEDWIDPWLDEEKLSFGQHWTTVIEDALHDADVVIIFLSRNSVQKEGFVQRELNYAWELSLEKPRNVIFLIPFRLDDCEIPRYLASRQWGDYFGNKKERTYQILLRSLKQRHLQKLQLDAAENTERETASEKADREKKRREEAARRQPSEISAPEKIQPYSPAFQKAVSKQPQSFLMPILALGGILLGVILLGLLFWGINALLSRVPAASPPEQTTATVTITSAATVTITPAATVTITPTPGIGSTMISERDGMVMVFVPAGEFTMGSDNGEPDEKPVHQVYLDAFWIDQTEVTNAMYTTCVADGGCTPPSSSRSYTRNSYYGNSEFNDYPVIYVNGYQANAYCQWAGRSLPTEAKWEKAARGTDGRTYPWGEGISCDNANYYAGRLCVGDTSKVRSYESGKSPYGAYDMTGNVWEWVNDWYSSAYYEESPLLNPLGPHSGQTRIARGGAWSTREYRSRSTYRNSISPTIDGDGLGFRCSLASP; encoded by the coding sequence ATGAGCCGACCCCTGCGCGTTTTTCTCTGCCATGCCTCACAAGACAAGCCTGCCGTGCGGGAGTTGTACGGGCGTCTAAAAAACGAGGACTGGATCGATCCGTGGCTGGATGAAGAGAAGTTGTCATTTGGTCAGCATTGGACAACTGTCATCGAAGATGCCTTGCATGATGCAGATGTGGTGATCATCTTCCTGTCACGTAATTCGGTGCAGAAGGAGGGATTTGTCCAGCGCGAATTGAATTACGCGTGGGAGCTCTCGCTGGAAAAGCCCCGTAACGTCATTTTTCTGATCCCTTTCCGTTTGGACGATTGCGAAATTCCACGCTATTTAGCTTCGCGGCAGTGGGGTGATTATTTCGGGAATAAGAAGGAACGCACGTATCAAATCCTTTTGCGTTCGTTGAAACAAAGGCATCTGCAAAAACTGCAATTGGATGCGGCGGAAAATACAGAACGTGAAACCGCCAGTGAAAAAGCTGATCGTGAAAAAAAGAGGCGCGAAGAAGCTGCGCGTAGGCAACCAAGCGAAATTTCCGCCCCTGAGAAAATCCAACCGTATTCGCCCGCATTCCAAAAAGCGGTTTCCAAACAACCTCAGAGTTTTCTCATGCCGATACTTGCACTTGGCGGCATCCTACTTGGCGTCATTCTCTTGGGATTGCTCTTCTGGGGCATAAACGCCCTGCTCAGCCGGGTACCAGCCGCATCTCCGCCGGAGCAAACCACAGCCACCGTCACTATCACCTCCGCAGCCACCGTCACTATCACCCCCGCAGCCACCGTCACCATCACCCCCACGCCCGGTATTGGCTCGACCATGATCTCGGAACGAGACGGCATGGTAATGGTATTCGTCCCGGCGGGGGAATTCACGATGGGAAGTGATAATGGTGAACCAGATGAAAAACCAGTTCATCAAGTTTATCTGGATGCTTTTTGGATCGATCAAACTGAAGTAACCAATGCCATGTACACCACATGTGTTGCAGATGGCGGATGCACGCCACCCTCATCTTCAAGGTCGTACACCCGCAACAGTTATTACGGTAATTCCGAGTTCAACGATTACCCCGTGATTTATGTAAATGGGTATCAGGCGAATGCCTATTGCCAATGGGCGGGGCGCAGCCTGCCCACCGAAGCCAAGTGGGAGAAAGCCGCGCGCGGTACGGATGGGAGAACGTATCCCTGGGGTGAGGGAATTAGTTGCGATAACGCCAATTATTACGCTGGCAGGCTTTGTGTTGGCGACACGAGCAAAGTCCGCAGTTACGAAAGCGGCAAAAGCCCTTATGGAGCTTATGATATGACAGGCAATGTTTGGGAGTGGGTGAATGATTGGTATTCATCTGCTTACTATGAAGAATCTCCATTATTAAATCCTTTGGGTCCTCATTCAGGTCAAACTCGAATCGCTCGCGGCGGCGCATGGAGTACTCGCGAGTACAGATCTAGATCTACATATCGTAATTCAATCTCTCCTACAATTGATGGTGATGGACTCGGCTTTCGTTGCTCCCTTGCATCCCCGTAG
- a CDS encoding D-2-hydroxyacid dehydrogenase, giving the protein MKNVLMLTKDHQAYRALVAAELPDVNILTEPTDECEIALGAPSMIARELDNLPNVKWVQSTWAGVEPLLDPSLRRDYVLTNARGVFGGLMSEFVFGYLLAHERKIFELAQAQQRREWMRFLTGTLRGKTIGLLGVGSIGAEVARTAKFFGMTVRGYTRSSEDCESVDEYFHGDELLMFADKLDYLISILPNTKDTRKLVDADLFSALPLHCLFINVGRGSAVDESALISALENDELAGAVLDVFEQEPLPQEHPFWTTKNLIMTYHTSAPSFPEDIAGVFIENYRLYIEGKPLKYQVDFERGY; this is encoded by the coding sequence ATGAAAAATGTTTTGATGCTGACGAAAGACCATCAGGCATATCGCGCGCTAGTGGCTGCCGAACTGCCGGACGTGAATATTCTCACCGAACCGACGGATGAATGTGAGATCGCGCTTGGCGCGCCGTCCATGATCGCCAGGGAGCTGGACAACCTGCCAAACGTGAAATGGGTGCAGTCCACCTGGGCGGGCGTGGAACCGCTGCTCGATCCGTCCCTGCGGCGGGATTATGTTTTGACGAACGCGCGCGGCGTCTTTGGCGGGTTGATGTCTGAATTCGTGTTCGGGTATCTGCTGGCGCACGAGCGGAAAATATTCGAACTTGCACAAGCACAACAGCGCAGGGAGTGGATGCGCTTTCTGACGGGCACGCTGCGCGGGAAGACCATCGGTTTGCTCGGTGTCGGCTCCATCGGCGCGGAGGTGGCGCGGACGGCGAAGTTCTTCGGGATGACCGTGCGCGGATACACGCGCTCCAGCGAAGATTGCGAGTCTGTGGATGAGTATTTTCACGGTGACGAGTTATTGATGTTTGCTGATAAATTAGACTATCTCATTTCCATTCTCCCAAATACCAAAGATACACGCAAACTCGTGGATGCAGACTTATTCTCCGCGCTGCCGCTACATTGCTTATTTATCAATGTCGGGCGCGGCTCGGCAGTGGATGAATCCGCATTGATCTCGGCGCTCGAGAATGACGAACTGGCTGGCGCGGTGTTGGATGTCTTCGAGCAGGAGCCGCTGCCGCAGGAACATCCGTTTTGGACGACGAAGAATTTAATCATGACGTATCACACGTCCGCGCCGAGTTTCCCTGAAGATATTGCGGGAGTCTTTATTGAGAACTATCGCTTGTACATCGAGGGCAAGCCATTGAAATATCAAGTTGATTTTGAGAGAGGCTATTAG
- a CDS encoding ferritin-like domain-containing protein: protein MFEKSIELLNKAVADELSAVHQYMYFHFHCEDQGYELLSRLFIKTAVDEMHHIERCAERVLFLGGDVEMKPAVEVQKIQDPQKMLELARKMEEESARDYNVWANECSANADAGSRKIFEGLVDEEERHFSQYDLEMEKIKKYGEQYLALQSHEGSKVVPGEAGAG from the coding sequence ATGTTTGAAAAAAGCATCGAATTACTAAATAAAGCCGTCGCGGACGAACTCTCGGCTGTGCATCAGTACATGTATTTCCACTTCCACTGCGAGGACCAGGGCTACGAACTGCTCTCGCGTTTGTTCATCAAGACCGCGGTGGACGAGATGCATCACATCGAACGCTGTGCGGAACGCGTGCTGTTCCTCGGCGGCGATGTGGAGATGAAGCCCGCCGTGGAGGTGCAGAAGATCCAGGACCCGCAAAAGATGCTGGAACTGGCGCGCAAGATGGAAGAAGAAAGTGCCCGCGATTACAACGTCTGGGCGAATGAGTGCTCCGCCAACGCGGATGCGGGCTCGCGCAAGATCTTCGAGGGACTGGTGGATGAAGAGGAACGCCACTTCAGCCAGTATGACCTTGAAATGGAAAAGATCAAGAAATACGGCGAGCAGTACCTTGCGCTGCAGTCGCACGAGGGCAGTAAAGTCGTCCCCGGAGAAGCAGGCGCGGGTTAA
- a CDS encoding FeoC-like transcriptional regulator, with protein MLTQLVSLLESKEDGLSLFEISRQMNAQPSAVRSMLELLVRKGRLVEVGPDGKACAACGLESNCQLLAVRGKRYLISRSSSYEPFCNGKLL; from the coding sequence ATGCTGACACAACTGGTGTCCCTGCTGGAAAGCAAGGAAGACGGCTTGAGCCTATTCGAGATCAGCCGCCAGATGAACGCCCAGCCCTCGGCGGTGAGGTCCATGCTGGAACTGCTGGTGCGAAAAGGCAGGCTGGTGGAGGTCGGACCCGATGGGAAGGCATGCGCGGCGTGCGGATTGGAGTCCAATTGCCAGCTTCTGGCGGTGCGCGGAAAACGATATTTGATTTCGCGATCAAGCTCATACGAGCCATTTTGCAATGGAAAGTTGTTATAA
- a CDS encoding CBS domain-containing protein, with translation MPTVRDMIRKKGSEVFSISPDATVYEALALMDKHNTGALMVVSNGKVEGILSERDCVRRVDLAGKNSKGTKVSEIMTSKVVYVEAGQELEECMALMIDKNIRHLPVYDGKELLGLLSVRDVLKEVVDVQKFMISQLEHYITGGGR, from the coding sequence ATGCCCACAGTGCGCGATATGATCCGTAAGAAGGGAAGTGAAGTTTTTTCTATCTCTCCAGATGCGACGGTGTATGAGGCGCTCGCCCTCATGGACAAGCACAACACGGGCGCATTGATGGTGGTGAGCAATGGCAAGGTGGAGGGCATCCTCTCGGAACGTGACTGTGTGCGCCGCGTGGATTTGGCTGGGAAAAATTCCAAGGGCACGAAGGTGAGTGAGATCATGACCAGCAAGGTCGTTTACGTGGAAGCGGGGCAGGAACTGGAAGAATGCATGGCGCTGATGATCGATAAGAACATCCGCCATTTGCCGGTGTATGACGGCAAGGAGTTGCTGGGCTTGCTCTCGGTGCGCGATGTGTTGAAGGAAGTGGTGGACGTGCAGAAGTTCATGATCTCGCAGTTGGAGCATTACATCACGGGCGGGGGGAGGTAG
- a CDS encoding FeoB small GTPase domain-containing protein — translation MAELTIALAGNPNAGKTTIFNALTGLSQHTGNWPGKTVEKKEGRIKVGETFVNVVDLPGTYSLTAYSPEEIIARDFIIEDRPDVVINVVDATNLERNLYLTVQLLELDVPVVMALNMTDDLQKDGSRINLDHLSQFLGDIPIVNTTANRGVGIRELMSKAVKAAGQ, via the coding sequence ATGGCTGAGTTGACGATTGCGCTGGCTGGCAACCCGAACGCCGGGAAGACCACCATCTTCAACGCGCTGACGGGGCTGTCACAGCATACGGGGAATTGGCCCGGCAAGACCGTGGAGAAAAAAGAAGGCAGGATCAAAGTCGGGGAGACGTTCGTCAATGTTGTGGACCTGCCCGGCACGTACAGCCTGACGGCGTATTCCCCCGAAGAGATCATCGCGCGCGATTTCATCATCGAAGACCGCCCCGATGTGGTCATCAATGTGGTGGATGCGACCAACCTCGAGCGCAATCTGTATCTGACCGTGCAATTGCTCGAACTCGATGTGCCCGTGGTGATGGCGCTCAACATGACCGACGACCTGCAAAAGGACGGCTCAAGGATCAACCTCGATCATCTTTCGCAGTTTCTCGGCGACATTCCCATTGTGAACACAACCGCGAATCGCGGTGTGGGGATTCGCGAACTGATGTCCAAAGCGGTGAAGGCGGCGGGACAATGA